In one Pseudomonas fitomaticsae genomic region, the following are encoded:
- a CDS encoding alpha/beta fold hydrolase — protein sequence MFKGIFAIAALLAAVFFVPASYAASRCDVNVPTERVDLAQVSLAYQSIGRASDPALLLVMGLGGQLIHWPDEVVVALCQQGFRVIRYDNRDVGLSTWRQTPMEANLTFEVLRYKLGLPVAAPYSLTDMADDALGLMDALHVEQFHVLGASMGGMIAQHMAAMAPQRVESLTLIMTSSGAEGLPAPSAALVQLLSRRGAPNRQIALEQQADLLAALGSPTVTDDRQMLLHQAALSYDRAFNPEGVKRQIMAILAEPSRVALLNQLRVPTLVVHGTADPLLPVMHGVHLAAHIRGSQLRLIPGLAHRFQEAFKEPLLAAVLPYLREHREDTSHWAQIEPVAEHNLL from the coding sequence ATGTTCAAGGGAATTTTTGCAATCGCGGCGTTGTTGGCCGCGGTTTTTTTCGTTCCGGCGTCCTATGCGGCGTCGCGTTGCGACGTCAATGTACCGACCGAACGGGTCGATCTGGCGCAGGTGAGCCTGGCGTACCAGAGCATCGGTCGTGCGTCGGATCCGGCGCTGTTGCTGGTGATGGGCCTGGGCGGGCAGTTGATCCACTGGCCGGATGAAGTGGTGGTCGCGCTGTGTCAGCAGGGCTTTCGGGTGATCCGTTATGACAACCGCGATGTCGGCCTGTCGACCTGGCGCCAGACGCCAATGGAAGCCAACCTGACCTTTGAAGTGCTGCGCTACAAACTCGGCCTGCCGGTGGCGGCACCCTACAGCCTGACCGATATGGCCGACGATGCGCTGGGCCTGATGGATGCATTGCACGTCGAGCAATTCCACGTACTCGGCGCGAGCATGGGCGGGATGATCGCCCAGCACATGGCCGCGATGGCGCCGCAACGGGTCGAGAGCCTGACGCTGATCATGACCAGCTCCGGTGCCGAAGGGCTGCCGGCGCCGAGCGCGGCGTTGGTGCAATTGTTGTCACGGCGTGGCGCCCCCAATCGCCAGATCGCGCTTGAGCAACAGGCCGATCTGCTGGCGGCGCTGGGCAGTCCGACGGTCACTGATGATCGTCAGATGTTGCTGCATCAGGCGGCGCTGTCCTATGACCGGGCGTTCAATCCCGAAGGCGTGAAGCGCCAGATCATGGCGATCCTCGCCGAACCGAGCCGGGTGGCGTTGCTCAATCAACTGCGGGTGCCGACGCTGGTGGTGCATGGCACGGCGGATCCGCTGCTGCCGGTGATGCACGGCGTGCATCTGGCGGCGCACATTCGCGGCAGTCAGCTGCGGTTGATTCCTGGGCTGGCGCACCGTTTTCAGGAAGCATTCAAGGAGCCGTTGCTGGCGGCGGTGTTGCCGTATTTGCGCGAGCATCGCGAAGACACGTCGCACTGGGCGCAGATCGAACCGGTGGCGGAACACAACCTGCTTTGA
- a CDS encoding amino acid ABC transporter ATP-binding protein — MISIKNINKWYGDFQVLTDCSTEVKKGEVIVVCGPSGSGKSTLIKCVNALEPFQKGDIVVDGTSIADPKTNLPKLRSRVGMVFQHFELFPHLTITENLTIAQIKVLGRSKEEATKKGLQLLERVGLSAHAHKHPGQLSGGQQQRVAIARALAMDPIVMLFDEPTSALDPEMVNEVLDVMVQLAHEGMTMMCVTHEMGFARKVADRVIFMDAGKIIEDCKKEEFFGDISQRSERAQHFLEKILQH, encoded by the coding sequence ATGATCTCTATCAAGAACATCAACAAGTGGTATGGGGACTTCCAGGTGCTGACCGATTGCAGCACCGAGGTCAAAAAGGGTGAGGTGATCGTGGTCTGCGGTCCGTCCGGTTCGGGCAAGTCGACCCTGATCAAGTGCGTCAACGCACTGGAGCCGTTCCAGAAAGGCGACATCGTGGTCGATGGAACATCGATTGCCGATCCGAAGACCAACCTGCCGAAACTGCGCTCGCGCGTCGGCATGGTGTTCCAGCATTTCGAACTGTTCCCGCACCTGACCATCACCGAAAACCTGACCATCGCGCAGATCAAGGTGCTGGGCCGCAGCAAGGAAGAGGCGACCAAGAAAGGCCTGCAACTGCTCGAACGTGTCGGCCTCTCGGCTCACGCCCACAAGCACCCGGGTCAACTGTCCGGCGGTCAGCAACAGCGTGTGGCGATCGCCCGTGCGCTGGCGATGGATCCGATCGTCATGCTGTTCGACGAACCGACCTCGGCGCTGGACCCGGAAATGGTCAACGAAGTGCTCGACGTGATGGTGCAACTGGCCCACGAAGGCATGACCATGATGTGCGTGACCCACGAAATGGGCTTCGCCCGTAAAGTGGCCGACCGCGTGATCTTCATGGACGCCGGCAAGATCATCGAAGACTGCAAGAAAGAAGAGTTCTTTGGCGACATCAGCCAACGCTCCGAACGCGCGCAGCATTTCCTCGAGAAAATCCTGCAGCACTAA
- a CDS encoding dermonecrotic toxin domain-containing protein, whose product MIERFFLVNPPAPMPSFPGFTALPASVDESLLHSAATRRQACSEELRQLCAGVPSVRETLNRLLRQELDLDGEQAGLSFPPGGGYPERRVSLVTACAFVTQSARPEEWLDNQCRVTGVNSSHALSTLAPSQLLARIKALEPALALDERWNTYWQGRAPGTPRSRREQVGWLYRGHIETAAQMAFARRTVTADQLQPLWSLMGEPGTRPAADDTLSVELPTLCLHNGVRVKPPAAWVISRGDGAAQLLYVPDQADAIQAFARRSDLHAWLAQGSLVPAGLPLENLQVEYLPAGQSLVTAVNEWLLQQQMVQVAALRNGTDGTRGLAEQGSHALVVADRVDRQRSMAVFCAPPGLDNQPSGARAADEDEVSLFGSLHPDIPRSLRQASVTRAHDEFEASSDGDILKSFEALQTTLETAEQAADLAARALLYRERVLDLTTFNRQFTALYNAHIQGLRAEAGMQRALNRLSVEEHDLLIEWLDAPDRTDADRVVKSLTLSLAESEGDTVSTSLQTLHGPLVLMSGSIQSLLLYWPGSGGGLQRFVNRQALERHVFKLHAGDTQQTLQLNTLTGDPLLHVLNQLTGEFETRAATIRQRYSEPSQAQQRADALEQLRRKTLPLLQVPVDAARRLALFHRIQQERSATLATQAPAWLADLSDNERSTLKTLVQAWISAMHRSHALLTVALPPREDFTRQHLHARLRQDFSLTGHFSVQLDLPDSVALQKQAFSAPGARGTPQKLVAVPSTRRSRMSLETLAQLNIDNTPSMNLEQLPLRLGFMRVEVSATDEREHQTLTAGITQAYLRKLMPELDLPKAYENRIYDTFKGTTDEPPFQREHRQECLLEPWQVMLKLQGRCARLQHHIGDSDLSLFETAIDADTPDAWTAAGRRIALLPASLAAGGTDTPNEGPTTLSGVTFIEEQISGTTLLYLPDAPDARFLRRYDSLEAARKDLFNRCSQDEMIRYLAGRALQGSVRAHEQRIAQAVDKRFDAIISVGPRWPATTSLAAHLLNAHMGRLIEVHRGSSRSNDALYRERYALQGTRVFDYTKMALGMLPFVGSAIALYDAWNAANQAVAAFLRGRLGDGLAEVESVLLCLIDALIDIVPGAGAALTARSATRARLLRNLVPEAGTLTAPDTRQARRIVERFAGYEYEKPVSLAGLQPAEGGVWKNIYRHTEGDFIVRQGRIYQIEWSRDSRNWRLSGTTRKTYKQPIALNEAGEWDTWFGVYGTTFEGGGVGGGGVIGHMADVLDPIWPQAIREHLPRWLVDRTYRRHHQLTLECDELSYRLDPQIERSNRAINAYSLAPDDALLRRAAQKACDEDIALLTRQYQTIAELRPLTHGNKLRALLEIQSQDAARVTDRLKHRVHMANHRIYKWLDEIDTRHATLDALPDNSIAERLALLQEMRRLRVDVTTAIEEVEALKGDMNRWYALISVRSDKARLTEAVTYLNGRMNDFNLGYLKTAHRLESIKNFENTGDVSWLYLQQRAWQLRIDMDRALFTQFSLSEVSTNRAQRMQILGNCLDTYTRYCREMNQWTTSYPQYFHMEEFEPLMAGIEAMAERARKTIVHPVPPRTAGQIEKKIFQTEGQQWLIGVENWEPKSRKRQFVLNHGKAGREVWEQADNGKFSLRTVNAPPPASSRNLASLLADARKRLDGQAAYQAKVQGHAERDMLPVDLEHMMASEADDLSRRARDIEAMSAENPIIGELKSKADELRLTGRQLRTRQTLRSRKPTDGMLDDLLRQNAVEVRKVALMKQLPNRPDGRPDHMQEYEIHDLSVRPPRLLWYAHFHYNRPRPSFAEFEKAHLKLPEHRYLTHADNAALPYADIGKRSPVLPWFEAL is encoded by the coding sequence ATGATCGAACGCTTCTTTCTAGTGAACCCCCCTGCGCCGATGCCCTCGTTTCCCGGTTTTACCGCCCTGCCGGCGTCTGTCGATGAAAGCCTGCTGCACAGTGCGGCCACCCGTCGGCAAGCGTGCAGCGAAGAATTGCGACAACTGTGTGCCGGCGTGCCGTCGGTACGCGAGACGCTCAACCGGTTGCTCCGTCAGGAACTGGACCTGGACGGTGAGCAGGCTGGCTTGTCGTTCCCACCCGGTGGCGGGTACCCGGAACGTCGGGTCAGCCTGGTGACAGCCTGCGCCTTCGTCACCCAATCCGCCCGACCAGAGGAATGGCTCGACAACCAATGCCGGGTGACCGGTGTGAACAGCAGTCATGCATTGTCGACGCTCGCCCCGTCGCAACTGCTCGCCCGGATCAAAGCCCTCGAACCGGCACTGGCGCTCGACGAACGCTGGAATACCTACTGGCAGGGCCGCGCTCCGGGTACGCCCCGCTCCCGCCGGGAACAGGTCGGCTGGTTGTATCGCGGGCATATCGAGACGGCCGCGCAAATGGCCTTCGCCCGACGCACGGTGACAGCCGACCAGCTTCAGCCACTGTGGTCGCTGATGGGGGAACCGGGTACGCGGCCTGCGGCTGACGATACCCTCAGCGTCGAGCTGCCGACCTTGTGCCTGCACAATGGCGTGCGGGTAAAACCGCCGGCGGCCTGGGTCATCAGTCGGGGAGACGGCGCCGCACAGTTGCTGTACGTGCCTGATCAAGCGGACGCGATCCAGGCTTTCGCCCGGCGCAGTGACTTGCATGCCTGGCTGGCACAAGGATCTCTGGTGCCCGCCGGTCTGCCACTCGAAAACCTTCAGGTCGAATACCTCCCGGCCGGGCAATCGCTGGTCACTGCGGTCAACGAATGGCTGTTGCAGCAGCAAATGGTGCAGGTTGCTGCCCTGCGCAACGGCACGGACGGCACGCGCGGCCTGGCCGAACAGGGTTCCCACGCGCTGGTCGTCGCCGACAGGGTCGACCGGCAACGCAGCATGGCCGTCTTCTGCGCCCCGCCCGGTCTGGACAATCAACCGTCCGGCGCCCGTGCAGCGGACGAAGACGAAGTCTCGCTGTTCGGCAGCCTGCATCCCGATATTCCCCGTTCCCTGCGACAGGCCAGCGTCACCCGGGCGCACGATGAGTTCGAAGCATCAAGCGATGGCGACATCCTGAAATCGTTCGAGGCGCTGCAAACGACACTGGAAACGGCCGAACAGGCCGCCGATCTCGCAGCACGCGCCCTGCTCTATCGCGAACGGGTGCTGGACCTGACCACCTTCAACCGCCAGTTCACCGCGCTGTACAACGCACACATTCAAGGTCTGCGGGCCGAGGCCGGGATGCAGCGGGCACTGAATCGCCTGAGTGTCGAAGAACATGACCTGCTCATCGAATGGCTCGATGCACCTGACCGAACCGATGCCGACCGGGTTGTGAAAAGCCTGACACTGTCACTGGCCGAATCCGAGGGAGACACAGTCTCCACCAGCCTCCAGACGCTCCATGGCCCGCTCGTACTGATGTCCGGTTCGATACAGAGCCTGTTGCTTTACTGGCCCGGCAGCGGTGGAGGCCTCCAGCGATTCGTCAATCGCCAGGCACTTGAGCGGCACGTGTTCAAGCTGCACGCCGGTGACACACAGCAAACCTTGCAATTGAACACCCTGACCGGCGACCCGTTGCTCCATGTGTTGAATCAGTTGACCGGAGAGTTTGAAACCCGGGCAGCAACGATTCGCCAGCGATACAGCGAGCCGTCACAGGCACAACAGCGCGCAGATGCACTGGAGCAACTGCGCCGCAAGACACTTCCCCTGCTACAGGTGCCCGTCGATGCCGCACGACGCCTGGCGCTGTTTCATCGAATCCAGCAGGAACGCAGCGCAACCCTCGCCACACAGGCACCGGCCTGGCTGGCCGACCTGAGTGACAACGAACGAAGCACGCTCAAGACGCTGGTCCAGGCCTGGATCAGCGCGATGCACCGCAGTCACGCACTGCTGACCGTCGCGCTGCCACCCCGGGAGGATTTCACTCGACAGCATCTGCACGCCCGACTACGTCAAGATTTTTCTCTCACGGGACACTTTTCGGTACAGCTGGATCTGCCGGACTCGGTTGCCCTGCAAAAACAGGCCTTCAGTGCGCCCGGGGCACGGGGCACGCCGCAAAAACTGGTCGCTGTCCCCAGCACCAGACGCAGCCGGATGTCCCTCGAAACCCTGGCCCAGCTCAATATCGACAACACCCCGTCGATGAACCTTGAACAACTGCCACTGCGCCTTGGCTTCATGCGCGTGGAAGTCAGCGCCACCGATGAGCGGGAGCATCAGACCCTCACTGCCGGTATTACCCAGGCTTACCTGCGCAAACTGATGCCTGAACTGGACCTGCCCAAGGCTTACGAAAACAGGATTTACGACACCTTCAAAGGCACGACCGATGAACCACCGTTCCAGCGCGAGCACCGTCAGGAATGCCTGCTCGAACCCTGGCAGGTGATGCTCAAGCTGCAAGGCCGATGCGCACGACTGCAGCACCACATTGGCGACTCTGACCTGAGCCTGTTCGAAACCGCCATCGACGCCGACACACCCGACGCCTGGACAGCCGCCGGTCGCCGCATTGCCCTGCTTCCGGCATCCCTCGCCGCCGGTGGCACTGACACACCGAATGAAGGCCCCACCACATTGTCCGGTGTGACCTTCATCGAAGAACAAATCAGCGGCACGACGCTGCTCTATCTGCCGGATGCCCCCGACGCGAGGTTTCTGCGCCGATACGACAGCCTTGAAGCGGCCCGCAAGGATCTGTTCAACCGTTGCAGCCAGGACGAGATGATCCGCTATCTGGCCGGCCGGGCCTTGCAAGGCAGCGTACGCGCCCACGAACAGCGCATCGCTCAGGCGGTGGACAAACGCTTCGATGCGATTATCAGTGTCGGCCCTCGCTGGCCGGCAACCACGTCGCTGGCCGCTCATCTGCTCAATGCGCACATGGGGCGTCTGATCGAGGTCCATCGCGGGTCCTCACGCTCCAACGACGCGTTGTATCGGGAACGTTATGCCCTGCAGGGCACACGGGTGTTCGATTACACGAAAATGGCCCTGGGCATGCTGCCATTCGTTGGCAGTGCCATCGCCCTTTACGACGCCTGGAACGCGGCCAACCAGGCAGTGGCCGCTTTTTTGCGAGGCAGGCTCGGCGACGGCCTGGCCGAAGTCGAATCGGTGTTGCTGTGCCTGATCGACGCGTTGATCGACATCGTGCCTGGCGCCGGTGCAGCCCTGACGGCCCGCTCGGCCACCCGTGCCCGCCTGCTGCGAAACCTGGTCCCGGAGGCCGGCACGCTGACCGCTCCCGATACCCGGCAGGCCCGGCGCATCGTTGAGCGCTTTGCCGGTTACGAATATGAGAAACCTGTCTCGCTGGCGGGATTGCAACCGGCCGAAGGAGGCGTCTGGAAAAATATCTATCGCCACACGGAGGGCGATTTCATTGTCCGGCAGGGCCGGATCTATCAGATCGAATGGAGCCGCGATTCCCGCAACTGGCGCCTGAGCGGCACCACGCGCAAAACCTACAAACAACCTATTGCCCTGAACGAAGCCGGAGAGTGGGACACCTGGTTCGGTGTCTACGGCACCACTTTCGAAGGCGGCGGTGTCGGTGGCGGTGGCGTGATCGGGCATATGGCCGATGTGCTCGATCCAATCTGGCCACAGGCAATCCGTGAGCACCTTCCGCGCTGGCTGGTCGACCGGACCTACCGCCGACACCATCAACTGACGCTCGAATGTGATGAACTGAGTTACCGCCTCGATCCCCAGATCGAACGAAGCAACAGGGCGATCAACGCTTACAGCCTGGCACCCGACGACGCTCTGCTGAGAAGAGCCGCGCAGAAAGCCTGTGATGAGGACATTGCCCTGCTCACCCGGCAGTACCAGACAATCGCCGAGCTGCGCCCCCTCACCCATGGCAACAAGTTGCGCGCCCTGCTTGAAATACAGAGCCAGGACGCCGCACGGGTGACCGACCGCCTCAAACACCGTGTCCATATGGCCAACCACCGGATCTACAAATGGCTCGACGAGATCGACACCCGGCACGCGACCCTCGATGCCCTGCCGGACAACTCGATTGCCGAACGCCTGGCCCTGCTGCAGGAAATGCGCAGATTGCGCGTGGATGTGACCACCGCCATTGAAGAGGTCGAAGCACTCAAGGGCGACATGAACCGCTGGTACGCGCTGATCAGTGTACGTTCGGACAAGGCCAGACTGACCGAGGCCGTTACCTATTTGAACGGGCGCATGAACGATTTCAATCTTGGATACCTGAAGACCGCTCACCGCCTGGAGTCCATCAAGAATTTCGAAAACACCGGCGACGTCTCCTGGCTCTACCTGCAACAAAGGGCCTGGCAATTGCGCATCGACATGGACCGTGCGCTCTTCACCCAGTTCAGCCTGTCCGAAGTCAGCACCAACCGGGCGCAGCGCATGCAGATCCTGGGCAACTGCCTCGACACCTACACCCGATACTGCCGGGAAATGAACCAGTGGACGACCAGCTATCCACAGTACTTTCACATGGAAGAGTTCGAACCACTGATGGCTGGCATCGAAGCCATGGCCGAACGCGCCAGGAAGACTATCGTTCATCCCGTACCACCTCGTACCGCTGGACAAATCGAGAAGAAGATTTTCCAGACCGAAGGCCAGCAATGGCTGATCGGGGTGGAAAACTGGGAACCCAAAAGCCGCAAGCGGCAGTTCGTACTGAACCATGGCAAGGCGGGCCGGGAAGTCTGGGAACAGGCTGACAACGGCAAATTTAGCCTGCGGACGGTGAACGCGCCGCCGCCCGCCTCTTCCCGCAACCTCGCATCGCTGCTGGCCGATGCCCGCAAGCGTCTGGACGGGCAAGCGGCCTATCAGGCCAAGGTGCAGGGACATGCCGAGCGCGACATGCTCCCGGTGGATCTGGAACATATGATGGCCAGTGAAGCCGATGACCTGAGCCGTCGGGCCAGAGACATTGAAGCGATGTCGGCAGAGAACCCGATCATCGGTGAACTGAAATCGAAGGCCGACGAATTGCGCCTCACCGGGCGGCAGTTGCGCACCCGACAAACCCTGAGGAGTCGTAAACCCACCGACGGCATGCTCGATGATCTGCTGCGACAGAACGCCGTGGAAGTGCGCAAGGTGGCCCTGATGAAACAACTGCCCAACCGCCCTGACGGTCGTCCCGACCATATGCAGGAATACGAAATCCACGACCTGAGCGTTCGCCCGCCGCGTCTGCTGTGGTATGCGCATTTCCACTACAACAGACCCAGGCCGTCATTCGCTGAGTTCGAGAAAGCGCACCTGAAACTGCCGGAGCACCGCTACCTGACTCACGCCGACAATGCGGCGCTGCCGTATGCCGACATCGGCAAACGCTCGCCGGTCCTGCCCTGGTTCGAAGCGTTGTAA
- the aauS gene encoding two-component sensor histidine kinase AauS encodes MKCDPTLYRATPPSLAVKPRLIRHLFLPPLVIALMIGLGYIGFWTSEHFGIRSLGENGQRQLELHARAVESEISKYTYLPSLLELESSVSQLLDDPTPEHRQTVNDYLEGLNRRSRSRAIYVMDTTGRVMATSNWRDVDSYLGEDLSFRAYFQNAIRGQPGRFYGIGSTNGEPGYYLAHGLEEHGKIIGVAVVKVRLEAMEERWQRARLEAFVSDENGIIILSSDPARRLKSVIPLSDETKEKLARSLQYYWFPLNELQPLARETLSEGVEKLTFPANSEVPSQQDGDEENISYLAQTRPLSDTPWNFTLLTPLQDLRREAINQGILVAVAFALVAFLLIAWNERRKVIATRLAAREALQEANNQLERRITERTADLRASNDRLKSQIRERRQAEETLRRAQDELVQAGKLAAIGQMSTSIAHELNQPLAAMRTLSGNTIRFLERGQLDVASTNLKTINELIDRMGRITASLRSFARRGDDKGRASLGKAVDAALQVLGARVESASLQLHRQFNDVQVQIDQTRLEQILVNLIGNALDAMQAQPLPELWLEGEEFNGKYRLRVRDNGHGIDAEARKHLFEPFFTTKPGEQGLGLGLTLSASLAAATGGHLGVEHPASGGTTFVLSLPLVSPIPAEPI; translated from the coding sequence ATGAAATGCGACCCCACTCTCTATCGCGCCACGCCGCCATCACTTGCCGTGAAACCCCGTCTGATCCGCCACCTGTTCCTGCCGCCGCTGGTCATCGCCCTGATGATCGGACTGGGTTACATCGGCTTCTGGACCAGTGAACATTTCGGCATTCGCAGCCTCGGCGAAAACGGCCAGCGCCAGCTGGAACTGCACGCCCGCGCGGTCGAAAGCGAGATCAGCAAATACACCTACCTGCCCAGCCTGCTGGAGCTCGAATCGAGCGTTTCGCAGTTGCTGGACGACCCGACTCCGGAACACCGGCAAACGGTCAACGATTACCTTGAAGGCCTGAACCGGCGCAGCCGCAGTCGGGCCATCTACGTCATGGACACCACCGGCCGCGTCATGGCCACCAGCAACTGGCGCGACGTCGACAGCTACCTCGGTGAAGACCTGTCATTCCGCGCCTACTTCCAGAACGCCATCCGCGGCCAGCCCGGACGTTTCTACGGGATCGGCAGCACCAACGGCGAACCCGGTTATTACCTGGCCCACGGCCTCGAAGAACACGGCAAGATCATCGGCGTCGCGGTGGTCAAGGTGCGGCTGGAAGCCATGGAAGAACGCTGGCAGCGGGCGCGCCTGGAAGCGTTCGTCAGCGACGAAAACGGCATCATCATTCTGTCCAGCGATCCGGCCCGGCGCCTGAAATCGGTGATACCGCTGAGCGACGAAACCAAGGAAAAACTCGCCCGCAGCCTGCAGTACTACTGGTTCCCGCTGAACGAACTGCAACCGCTGGCCCGGGAAACCCTGTCCGAGGGCGTGGAAAAACTCACCTTCCCGGCTAACAGCGAAGTGCCGAGCCAACAGGATGGCGATGAAGAAAACATCAGCTATCTGGCGCAAACCCGGCCACTGAGCGATACCCCGTGGAATTTCACCCTGCTCACGCCGTTGCAGGATCTGCGGCGCGAGGCGATCAATCAGGGGATTCTGGTGGCTGTGGCGTTTGCCTTGGTGGCGTTCCTGCTGATCGCCTGGAACGAACGGCGCAAGGTCATCGCCACCCGCCTCGCCGCCCGCGAAGCCCTGCAGGAAGCCAACAATCAGCTGGAACGTCGGATTACCGAACGCACCGCCGACCTGCGCGCCAGCAACGACCGGCTCAAGAGTCAGATCCGCGAACGGCGTCAGGCCGAAGAGACGTTGCGCCGCGCCCAGGACGAACTGGTACAGGCCGGCAAACTCGCGGCAATCGGTCAGATGTCCACCAGCATCGCCCACGAATTGAACCAGCCGCTGGCGGCGATGCGCACGCTGTCGGGCAACACCATCCGCTTCCTTGAGCGCGGCCAGCTGGATGTCGCCAGCACCAACCTCAAGACCATCAACGAGCTGATCGACCGCATGGGCCGGATCACCGCCAGCCTGCGCTCCTTCGCCCGGCGCGGCGACGACAAGGGCCGCGCCAGCCTCGGCAAAGCGGTGGATGCCGCGCTGCAAGTGCTCGGCGCCCGCGTCGAAAGTGCTTCCCTGCAACTGCATCGCCAGTTCAATGATGTGCAGGTGCAGATCGACCAGACGCGGCTGGAGCAGATTCTGGTCAACCTGATCGGCAACGCCCTCGACGCCATGCAGGCGCAACCGCTGCCGGAACTGTGGCTGGAAGGCGAAGAATTCAACGGCAAATATCGCCTGCGGGTGCGCGACAACGGTCACGGCATCGACGCCGAAGCGCGCAAGCACCTGTTCGAACCGTTCTTCACCACCAAGCCCGGAGAACAGGGCCTGGGCCTCGGCCTGACCCTGTCGGCCAGTCTCGCCGCCGCCACCGGCGGGCATCTGGGTGTCGAACACCCGGCCAGCGGTGGTACCACCTTCGTCCTCAGTTTACCGTTGGTAAGCCCTATTCCTGCCGAGCCAATATGA
- a CDS encoding GlpM family protein: MFKAMLGAAVVVILAMLAKTKNYYIAGLVPLFPTFALIAHYIVGKGRSVDDLKTTIVFGMWSIIPYFVYLATLYVMVDRMRLEASLAVAAVAWLMAATVLVSVWVRLHA; encoded by the coding sequence ATTTTCAAGGCAATGCTCGGTGCGGCAGTCGTGGTGATCCTCGCCATGCTGGCCAAGACCAAAAACTACTACATCGCCGGGCTGGTGCCGCTGTTCCCGACCTTCGCCCTGATCGCTCACTACATCGTCGGCAAAGGACGTTCGGTCGACGACCTGAAGACCACCATCGTCTTCGGCATGTGGTCGATCATTCCGTACTTCGTCTATCTGGCGACGCTGTACGTGATGGTCGACCGCATGCGCCTCGAAGCTTCGCTGGCGGTCGCGGCGGTGGCGTGGTTGATGGCGGCGACGGTGCTGGTGTCGGTGTGGGTACGGCTTCACGCCTGA
- the aauR gene encoding two-component response regulator AauR produces MNNDLSVLIVEDDPHVLLGCQQALTLEDIPCIGVGSAEEALEQVGDNFAGIVISDIRLPGIDGLELLTRLKQRDRSLPVVLITGHGDISMAVGAMQKGAYDFMEKPFSPERLVDVARRALEQRSLNREVSSLRRQLAERDSLEGRIIGRSPAMQNLRELIANVADTSANVLIEGETGTGKELVARCLHDFSRRHTKQFVALNCGGLPENLFESEIFGHEANAFTGAGKRRIGKIEHADGGTLFLDEVESMPLPLQIKLLRVLQERTLERLGSNQSVAVDCRVIAATKSDLDESSKAGEFRSDLYYRLNVVTLELPPLRERREDILQLFEHFTQQSALRFDRALPELDNQTLSSLMSHDWPGNVRELRNVAERFALGLPAFKKTGAGSAGQGLAFAEAVEAFERNLLSDALQRSGGNLTQASLELGMAKTTLFDKVKKYGLSH; encoded by the coding sequence ATGAACAACGACCTTAGTGTGCTGATCGTCGAAGACGATCCCCATGTGCTGCTCGGCTGCCAGCAGGCGCTGACCCTCGAAGACATCCCCTGCATCGGCGTGGGCAGTGCCGAAGAGGCGCTGGAGCAGGTCGGCGACAACTTCGCCGGGATCGTCATCAGCGACATCCGCCTGCCCGGCATCGACGGCCTGGAACTGCTGACCCGGCTCAAGCAACGCGATCGCAGCCTGCCGGTGGTGCTGATTACCGGGCATGGCGACATCTCCATGGCCGTCGGCGCGATGCAGAAAGGCGCCTACGACTTCATGGAAAAACCGTTCTCCCCCGAACGTCTGGTCGATGTTGCCCGCCGTGCGCTGGAGCAACGCAGCCTGAATCGCGAAGTCTCCTCCCTGCGCCGGCAACTCGCCGAGCGCGACTCCCTTGAAGGACGGATTATCGGTCGTTCGCCGGCCATGCAGAACCTGCGCGAACTGATCGCCAACGTCGCCGATACCTCGGCCAACGTATTGATCGAAGGCGAAACCGGCACCGGCAAGGAACTGGTCGCCCGTTGCCTGCACGATTTCAGCCGCCGCCACACCAAGCAATTCGTCGCGCTGAACTGCGGCGGCCTGCCGGAAAACCTGTTCGAAAGCGAAATCTTCGGCCACGAGGCCAATGCCTTCACCGGCGCCGGCAAGCGGCGGATCGGCAAGATCGAGCATGCCGACGGCGGCACGCTGTTCCTCGACGAAGTGGAAAGCATGCCGCTGCCGTTGCAGATCAAACTGCTGCGGGTGTTGCAGGAGCGCACCCTCGAGCGCCTCGGCTCGAACCAGAGCGTGGCGGTGGATTGCCGGGTGATTGCGGCGACCAAATCCGACCTCGACGAATCGAGCAAGGCCGGGGAATTTCGCAGCGACTTGTACTACCGCCTCAACGTGGTGACGCTGGAACTGCCGCCCCTGCGCGAACGCCGCGAAGACATCCTGCAACTGTTCGAACACTTCACCCAGCAATCGGCCCTGCGTTTCGACCGCGCGCTGCCGGAGCTGGACAACCAGACCCTGTCGAGCCTGATGAGCCACGACTGGCCGGGCAACGTGCGCGAACTGCGCAACGTCGCCGAGCGTTTTGCCCTTGGTTTGCCGGCGTTCAAGAAAACCGGCGCGGGCAGCGCAGGTCAGGGCCTGGCGTTCGCCGAAGCGGTGGAAGCGTTCGAACGCAACCTGCTCAGCGACGCCCTGCAACGCAGCGGCGGCAACCTGACCCAGGCCAGCCTGGAACTGGGCATGGCCAAGACCACGCTGTTCGACAAAGTGAAGAAATACGGCCTGAGCCATTAA